In the Burkholderia multivorans ATCC BAA-247 genome, TGCTAGAATGCCGCGCTCGACGTGACGGCGGCACCGGCCGTGCGCGTCCGTCCCTGCCCCGACCCGAATCTGCCCCGTGAACTTCGACGATTACTGCCAGCAAAAGGCCGCCCCCGCGGGCTCCAGCGTCTACTACGCATTGCGTCAGGCGCCGGCCGCGGTCGAGCCGCGCCTGACCGCGCTGTTCGCGCTGCGCCGCGAACTCGAAGAAACCGTCAAGGAAATCAGCGACCCGACCGTCGGACACACGAAGCTCGCGTGGTGGCACAAGGAACTCGCGGCGCTCGCGAACGGCCAGCCGTCGCATCCGGTCACGCAGGCGCTCGCGCGGCACCATCCGTCGATCGCCGCCGAAGCCGACGCGCTGCGCACGCTCGTGAACGGCTACGGGATGGATCTCGAGCAGGCGCGCTATCTCGACTTTGCGAATCTGCAGCGCTACGTCGCGCAGGTGGGCGGCACGTTCGCCGCGCTCGTCGCGCGTGCGGCCGCCGCGCAACCGGGCGCCCCGCAGCCCTGGGCGGCCGACGTCGGCCGCGCACTGATGCTCGCGCAGTTCGTGCAGGAGCTCGGCAACGATGCGCGCCACGGCCGCATCTATCTGCCGATCGACGAACTGCAGCGCTACAACGTGACGGCGGCCGACCTGCTGAACCGGCGCTACAGCCCCGCGTTCACCGAATTGATGCAGTTCCAGACGGCCCGCGCGCGCGAAGCGCTCGACGCAGCCGACGCTGCGATTCCGGCCGCCGAACGCCGCGCGCAACGCACGTTGCGTGCGCAGGTCGCGCTCGCGCGCGCGCTGCTCGACGAAATCGAGCGCGACGGCTATCAGGTGCTGCATCAGCGCATCGCGCTGACGCCGATCCGCAAGCTGTGGATCGCCTGGCGCGCCGCGCGCCGTCGCTGACGCGGCGCGACCGGCATCACGCCTTCAGCAGCGGCAGCGTATCGAAGCGCTGCTGCAGCACGCTCGTCGCATCGAGGCCCCACCACGGGCCGAGCACGGTCGCATAAAGCTGACGAAAATCGACGGCGACCGGCAGATTGCCGTTGCCGTCCAGTCGCGCCAGCGCCGGCGGCGCGCCATACAGGCCGCCGATCACGCGACCGCCCATCACGAAGTGCGGCGCGGCCGTGCCGTGATCGGTGCCGTTGCTCTGGTTCTCGCGCACGCGCCGCCCGAACTCCGCGTAGGTCATCACGAGCGTCGTATCCCAGCGTCCGAGCTCGATCAGCGCGCCGCGCAGCGCCGTCATCCCTTCCGCGAACTGCTTGAGCAGCGCCGCATGCTGGCCCGGCTGATTCTGGTGCGTGTCGAAGCCGTTGAGCGTCAGCCGCAGCACCGC is a window encoding:
- the hpnD gene encoding presqualene diphosphate synthase HpnD gives rise to the protein MNFDDYCQQKAAPAGSSVYYALRQAPAAVEPRLTALFALRRELEETVKEISDPTVGHTKLAWWHKELAALANGQPSHPVTQALARHHPSIAAEADALRTLVNGYGMDLEQARYLDFANLQRYVAQVGGTFAALVARAAAAQPGAPQPWAADVGRALMLAQFVQELGNDARHGRIYLPIDELQRYNVTAADLLNRRYSPAFTELMQFQTARAREALDAADAAIPAAERRAQRTLRAQVALARALLDEIERDGYQVLHQRIALTPIRKLWIAWRAARRR